In a single window of the Silurus meridionalis isolate SWU-2019-XX chromosome 8, ASM1480568v1, whole genome shotgun sequence genome:
- the kcnk17 gene encoding potassium channel subfamily K member 17: protein MASIWKRFCKKFHVVQFLSLLLLGAGYLTYVLIGGVIFWKLEGDLVSSEIAMLEVKKKTLLQIYPCLGQAGLEDMGEFMLEIFKNGVSLKNNNTAGGFWKFTSSAVFAATVVTTIGYGNISPSTMPGQMFCVIFAIVGIPLNMVVLNQVGKYMLAIERNFCTSIAKKTNHQKTVLVSLHFASFIGSGVLYLVVPMFFFKTYEGWTFTQGIYYCFITLSTVGFGDLVADYNPDKDYPDWYGCILGVWIFFGMAWLALLINHTIDLLGHLDAYLKSAKNNATPNKMQDEELPETQQEALEEEKIEKTDDVCE from the exons ATGGCCTCCATATGGAAAAGGTTTTGCAAAAAGTTTCATGTTGTACAATTTTTGTCGCTGCTGTTGCTTGGAGCGGGGTACTTAACATATGTTCTTATTGGAGGGGTCATTTTTTGGAAGCTAGAAGGGGACCTGGTATCAAGTGAAATTGCTATGTTAGAGGTAAAGAAAAAGACTTTGCTTCAGATTTATCCATGCCTTGGACAAGCTGGGTTGGAAGATATGGGAGAG TTTATGCTGGAAATATTTAAGAATGGGGTGAGTCTGAAAAATAACAACACAGCAGGAGGATTCTGGAAGTTCACGAGCTCAGCGGTGTTTGCTGCCACAGTGGTGACAACTATTG GCTATGGGAACATCAGCCCTAGTACGATGCCTGGTCAGATGTTTTGTGTGATCTTTGCCATTGTTGGAATCCCACTTAATATGGTGGTTCTAAACCAAGTGGGCAAGTACATGCTGGCCATTGAAAGAAATTTCTGCACTTCAATTGCAAAAAAGACCAACCACCAG aAAACTGTTCTGGTGTCACTTCACTTCGCATCATTCATTGGCTCGGGAGTGCTCTATCTGGTGGtccctatgtttttttttaaaacatatgaaGGCTGGACCTTCACACAGGGCATCTACTATTGCTTTATCACACTTAGTACAGTAGGCTTTGGAGATTTGGTTGCAG ATTATAACCCTGACAAGGATTATCCTGACTGGTACGGCTGCATATTGGGAGTTTGGATATTTTTTGGCATGGCCTGGCTGGCTTTATTGATCAATCACACCATTGACCTCCTGGGGCACTTAGATGCTTACCTCAAATCAGCGAAAAATAATGCCACGCCAAACAAGATGCAGGATGAGGAGCTACCAGAGACACAGCAGGAAGCTCTTGAGGaagagaaaatagagaaaacAGATGATGTCTGTGAATGA